ATATTGAACttcaaatatataaatactaaataaataaacttataatatatttaaaattacagAATACTTTGTTTTTCAAATATTTCAAAATAATTGTAGATTTTTAATGATCAATAAAAAAGTGTTTAAGGTGGAGAATAATAAATTCCCGTTGGTCAACAATACAATTATTATACAAGCTTAATAACATATGAATAAAATGCTTATATCAATTGATTGATTATATCACTAAAAGATTTCAAAAACCATAACGTCTTCTCAAAAGTAGAAAATTTTATTGAAAtttgtataaaaaatatatattattgaaATTTAAAACAACATATACACAAGATTGGATATCGTTGTTATTGTATTGTCATGTAAAAACGAAGCCCCCCTCAACTTCATTTCTTGGCTCCACCCCTGGATGCAATGACGAGTTTAAAAAGTCTCTAAAAGTGTCTACAACTGGAATGGAAGTTTGTGCCGGAGATAATGAAACCGGAGAAACAGGGTTAAAGATTTTGATGGGTAACAAATGTGACGAGGAGTGATTCATTGAAAGAAGGTATATAGGTAGTAAATAGATGGAAGGAGTTAAATGAAGATGGTACTATAATAGGAGAATGAATGCGGTTATTAGTGGTGGCAATATGTGGAGGAATTAAAAAAATTATTTTCGGTGGGGTTGACACATattttgagagagagagagagagagagagagagaaagcaaAAGAGCCGTTTGTTATGAGATGAGATATAGACGCTTTTGATCATGTCCAACCTATAACATCATACATGATATAatcatattataattaattaatataacccAATACATGTTTTTATGCAATAGTTAGTTTCATAAGCCAACTTCCAACGAGGCTGCTAAAGCCACATTAATCACCCAGTGAATATTGGGGCCGTTGGCAGAGCCAAGCCAAAGGCTAGCCAGTCTTGGCTCGATAACATATTCGCCAATTAACAACCAATAGTGGCTCGCCGGCATGTATCGTAGGACTCTTTATAGAGTGttaaggatgataataataataataataataataataataataataataataataataataataataataataataataataataataataataataataataataataatataataataataataataataataataataataataataataataataataataataataataataacaacaacaacaacaacaactacataaAGGCACGGTCGCACGTTTTCGCTGTTAAATTCTGGTCGTAAGTAGGGATTACAATAGTCACCTAATCCAATGAATATTCATTTAATCCACCCGCTTCGTAATGAATATGGATGAACCTAAGTGGATAtgaatacggatatggatgaacctaaatgtatATGAATAtgaacatggatgaaaagtttcatccatggatatatccattaaaacccgaaatacatataaaaatatataaatatagatatatgcttacatatttattattaaaaatacatttAGCGTTAGATTTTTATTTTGCTTTCAACTTTACAATGAAATAACTATGACTATAACATATTACGAAAAAACACGTACATCTAACAAATtaaacatacaaattacatatttaaatTTCTAAAATCTACGTTTAATAGTAAATTGAACAAGTTGTGTTATATCTTCGAAAAATATTACACATTCTTGTGGATAAATTTTAATTATGCACGTCATGATATATTTATTCTTACTATACTACATTTTTGTTTTCATCGCATATTaggaaatattataacattttttacCATCCAATGGATATCTATTAACTCGCTTAATCCAGTGAAtaaggatatggatatggataaaaTGGAATTAAATGGATATAGATGAACAAAAAATAAatgtatatggatatggatacggcatcacccgaatCATATCCGGCTCATTGTCATCCATAGTCGTAAGTATGAAgtctatatatatttacttataattgtaATATATTTTGCTCAATTGACAATAATTATACGTTTTTGtgtataacttttataaatttacattaaatttatatttttctaaaaatactttaaTGATGTAAATTTATATTTTCCTAAAAATACTTTAATGATTTCATTTCATTAAtagaaatattaaaaaaaaaaaaataacatccAACGAATACcagttaacccgcttaatccaacaGATATGGATACGAAATCGATAGAAAAAATGGATATGAATCGATGAATTATATATAAAtgctgtttttatatatatatatatatatatatatatatatatatatatatatatatacacacacacactaaatggatatggattttACATTACCATTCATAGTAGTGATATCCAGAATCGTTAGTTATCTATTTTAGAATTAATGGTCAAAAGGGATCACCGAGCGTTGCTACGAAAAATCGTTTACAATAATAGATTTCAGTATATATACATTCAACATTTAGTTTAATAGTTTACAATTACTATATACATATCAACAATTGTTacaaagatatatattttttttattatgctATTTTACTCTTAGTGAACCTAAGTTAACAATAATCTGATTAAAATAttagtatttataatttgaaatatattacaagaaaaataaaaatttaagaTATATTATATGAAAAATAAAAGGATAAAAAATTATTTAATCGTATTTCTTTTTAAGATGTATCAAATTAATTATCATAAATAGTTAGCACATAACTCGTAACTAAAAATGCTAGTGAAAATAAAATATTTATCAACTGAATATTGAAAATAAGAATTTAATAAAACATTAAAAACTTGTAAgaaattaaatttaatattaaatttCATGTTATTAAATTTTATCTTGCTATGACACAAACTTGCTTGTGCTTTAGTATatgaatataaaatataatataatataatataatataagtatatatataaataataataataataataattattattattattattattattgttattattattattattattattgactttGTTTACTTAATACGTAGTAGTTTATATGCAAATGCAAAATTGATTTTGTGTATTCTTTCAAATCATTTGACTTAATGCATCCTAGTAGTACTTTTATAATAACTTTGGTtagttattatgaaaatattacctAAACAAACACATGCTAAGTGGACCCTTAAAGAAATGAGGGACTATTCTGTAATTCTGTAATAGTTTAGGGGGTAGTAGTTAGTGGGTCTTCCCTCACTTCTGTTGGAAGTCCCTTCCCTGCAAAGAGAAGAGTcatatacatgtacatacatatacatatacatatacatacatatatatacatatatacatacacatatatagatatagatatatatgtgagagagagagagagagcaaagAACAAACCAAAGGGATAAAGAAAGTTAGAAACTAGAATAAGTACAGCGTACCTCTTTATATATTCTCACAAAACCTTATTTCTCTATCTTAATTTCCCTGTGTTCTTCAGTGcttatatttcaaattcattttatttcttattaaattaaattattatcatATCAAGGTCTGCTTCTTCTGAGTCTTTTAAACATGGGTTGTCTTGACTCATGAATAATAATAAACAGTATTCATTATAAGGTGAGAAATAGTAAGTTTTGAAAAATGAAAGAAAAACTTATTATGAAGAACAAAGGAGATCAACAAGCTTCAAGAAGCCTTATATCAAAAAAATGGACACTTTTTTTGTGTATTGGCAGTTTTTGTGCTGGATTACTTTTCACCAATAGGTATTACTATTTATAtgatcttatttatttattttgatttttTTGTATGATAGTAACTTTATGTAGAAAAATAGAAGAATTGATTATTGATGTTTCAATAGTTAAGGTAATTGTTAATCACATAAAATGGTAACTGCAACTGTACTGCTATTGATTCAATAATTTTTGTTGTTATTTGTATGATTTTATTGACTTTCCTTATTTAGATGTTTTATGATATATGCTCTTTACATGAGTCCAATTTTTTGTTACAAATTTAAAAATCTTGTTTATATTTATGATGGCTATCTCTAGTACTATGCAGTATTCATGTGAGTACTGTAAGTTTGTTTTTGAAGAGATATTATCATTGGTTTCTGCAATATAATGATCATCTTCTGTACtttgtgataaaaaaaaaaaaactaacttcTTTGatggaaataaataaataaatggcaGTTGCTGTCCTCTTAATTGTTTTGCTGGTAGCTCTAACTTAAAAATGAAATCCTGATTAATAAGCAGTTATTAGAATTTGGTAATGAAGTTGGATTTATAAGTTATCAAAAAATTGGTTACAGAATGTGGACAGTGTCTGACTCTAAACTTATTACAAGACCCACTGTTCTAGGATCTGAAGGTTTAAAGTTAGTATCAGAAGATTGTGATCTAAGAAAGGTAtgtattttatataatatttaataattaataatttactgAAACTAATTACTTCTTTATGGTTAATTGTTACAAAATTGATTAATTTGGGGTCGTTTAGTTACAGATTAAAAATGTAAAGCGCGATCCAAAGCAGATATTTGGGGAGATATCAAAGACTCATCAAGCTGTACAGTGAGTTTTAGTTTGTCTCTATATTAAATTTTTTAGATTTTTACTAGGTGAAAATTTTTATGATTGATTATATTAAGTATGGGTTTGTTGATTTAAATGTATAggacattagataaaacaatatcGAGCTTAGAGATGGAATTAGCTGCAGCAAGATCCATCCAGGAATCGATTGTGAACGGATCACCAATTTCAGAAGAAGACACAAGGACTTCAACCGAAAGAAGAAAGTATTTAATGGTTGTTGGAGTTAATACAGCTTTTAGTAGTCGTAAAAGAAGAGATTCAGTACGGGCTACTTGGATGCCTCAAGGTTCGTAGAGTTTAATTTAGAGGTGGCAAATGGACGGGTTGGGTAACAAGTCACCAAGAGTCATTTTTTGACCGCATATAAGTGACCCAAAATCATCTGTCATAACTAATGGGTTGATATTGTCACATGTAGTCGGatcttttgcttttttttttttttttggttcacACTAACTGCTGTATATTTAACATCTGAATGTATAGGTGAAAAAAGAAAGAAGTTAGAGGAGGAGAAGGGCATCATAATGCGTTTCGTCATTGGTCATAGGTATGTTCTTTACTTTCTGACTCTGTTTACCATTGTCATTGGTAGGGGCGGACCTACAATATGTCGAGTGGTAGCACGGGACACAAGTGAAATACACAATGCAGTGGAATTTTTTTTGAACTTTTAACTAGTTACACCAGTGGATAATATAATTTTTTGAGTCACACCATTAAAATAAGCCATCtagtagattttttttttttttttggtttttaacCAGTGATACCACGGATCCGCCAGGGGCTTTTGTTACGAAAACAAACCATAAAGGGAAAGTACTATTTGCAATAATAGTTATTAGCTGTTTAGATAAGCTCATTTTATAGCACTTTGCCAACAAACACTTTGGTAAATATTGGTCATTTTTACATATTACAACGTTTTATAATATACGATGATGATAGCTAGATTTTTGAgtcaacaacaagcgtcgatttattggcgtcttgactgccgtttagagcctaaattgaattccagggaggatttaaaacccatggaaatttgattctactattttcatggcgtttcagttttatttttttattttaatttactatttttttttaaaaaaaaatttcctacttattgaccggaggtccactcggaagcaatctctttatccgtcgaatagagagagggattactttctctacttttgagtgtgtttcactctgggtggagaaatgacttgtttttattctcgaataggggaaggattgtctacatctttactccccatacaccactcatgtggtattgggttttgttgttgttggtgttgtgtTGATGATGATAGCTAGAATGTGCCAATGATGATCGATGGAAAAAAACCAAGTCATTTCATACATATATCAACAAGTGAACTTTTGTACAAATAAAGCATGCTAACAACTTTTCAGAATATCATGTGCCTAGATTTTATATGTTTCTAATCATTTGAGCCTCACTTTTAAAGTTCATTTGGTTTAAAGTTATAGGTCATTACATATTATTTTTGGTATCAATGTACTTCTGTTTGTCAAATAAAGTTAAAATCTCGTGTATGATCGCTTTTGTTAGTGCTACGGTTGGGGGCATACTCGATCGAGCTATTGAAGCCGAAGATAGAAAGCATGGAGATTTTTTGAGACTGGTAAACCTTTTTGATCATTTTTTTTCTATGTTGTTTATTTTTTAGTTATTTGGTTGGTAGTTATAGTTGAAACTCCTTATAACTAATCTTGGTAACTTTATTACTAACAGGATCATGTAGAAGGATACTTAGAACTGTCTGCAAAGACAAAAACATATTTTGCAACCGCGGTTACTATGTGGGATGCAGAATTTTACATCAAAGTTGACGATGATGTTCACGTTAACATAGGTAAATTTGCTTCAGTTTGGTTACAATAATCTAAATAAATGCGAAACATGACTTTAATGGAGTAGTTTATAATCATATACCTAAACCAAAATGTTCATACTTTGACttctttgttatttgtatgtattttaaGTCCTTTCACAACCTAACATGTTTGAATATTGATTGCAGCCACATTAGGTCATACATTAGTTAGACATAGGAAGAAGAAAAGGGTATATATCGGGTGTATGAAATCTGGTCCTGTTCTTGCTCAAAAGTAAGTTAAAAATTTAATTTCCGGTTTACAAAAAATTCATAAGCTTCAGTTTGTTGCAGTATTTTGATTATCATCTGATGTAACAGAGGAGTAAGGTACCATGAACCAGAATATTGGAAATTTGGTGAGTCAGGAAACAAGTATTTTCGCCATGCCACAGGACAATTATACGCCATTTCAAAAGATTTAGCTACTTACATCGCACTAAACCAGTTAAGTTCGCTTGCTCAAGAGCGAaactttattttattttacttcATAATTCACTCCATTGTATTCTAATATTGTGTTACAAATAATCTCAGACATGTACTACACAAATATGCAAATGAGGATGTTTCTTTAGGATCTTGGTTTATTGGGCTTGACGTCGAGCATATTGATGACCGACGATTATGTTGTGGGACCCCGCCAGGTAAATTTTCAAACTTCAACATATTAAAGCATAATGCACAAAAATTTGTAATTTTGGCTTATGGACTTATGGTAACATCTTTGTTCATTGTAGATTGTGAATGGAAAGCACAAGCCGGAAATGCTTGTGTGGCATCATTTGATTGGACGTGCAGTGGGATTTGTCGGTCTGTTGATAGGATGAAGGAAGTCCATAGGCGATGTGGTGAGGGCGAAAACTCTGTTTGGTCATCTACATTTTAGAACATAACACAATTGTTGTATtttctttctaaaaatggaaagatGGTAACATGTAGAAACCGAAGGGAGATTTGTAAAGAAGATAAAATTGTATATTTTGAGATGAGTGGAGTGGAAACTGGAGAGGCCATGTAATGAGGAGATGCCCTGCTATGCAATAATTCTTCAAAATATTACATGAAGAGGAATGCAAGCAAAGCAAGAGGCTCTTTTGCACATTTGTTTCTTTCTATTTTTGGTACTAATAATTCCACCTGAGTTGTCATAAGGTATTATGGGTTCATGTTGCAAGTGACATagtggattttttttttcttctctcatctttatataaaaaatatgttAGCATGAGATTACTTTTGGACATTTATGTTTCAATTACATTGTATAGTTTAAATATATTTACACTATGTTTGGTTTTTTCTCAATGATGCTCAatgaaacaaataatatatatgtgttgaACCATTCAAAGTTGAAATTATCTCTTATACGAGTTCGAAAGATACTAGGTGTTTATCGAGATAGCCAATCGGAGCTAAGAATACTGTTCGTATCAACACGACAACACCAGACTATAACTGTAACTTTAATAACACTTGTTAGGAACGATATTTAGTTCAAACATATAAGTTCTATTGAGTTACGACACTAAAAGCAATTGGTGACAAAATGAATAGTTTTTGAACAATCTTATATACACATTGATTTATTACTTATGTTGATGTGGGAattaacaaatatgatataactccTCTGAAAGAATACTATATACTACATACTATATGATGTGAAATGAAATGATTTAACGTAACAAATACGGAGTGTATCAAAGTTACATTTTAGGTCTTTAATTACCCTTTTCTTTGTATTGTATTGTAAGGTCAATTTATTTGGCGGTAGCGAAGGGCGACCTACAACAAAAAGTACCACATACTTTAAATTTAATCTTGCAAGTCATGTGGTATTGGAGTTGGCTTTTGACTTTTTAGGTCAACTAagattaatttataatttaagaATTAGGTGTGGAATTTATAAGAAGGAAATTATAGTATTTATTTTTATTCATAAGGTGGGACTTGAAAGTATACTTTAAGGACCAAATGAAACTGAGTTCGGTGGCCAACAATTTCCTATGACATGTGACCTAAATTTTAGCTACCAAACGGTTAGTTGAAAACTTTGAATTAATTGAACAAATCCCAATTAAAAGGAGTATTTATTCTCAACACGAACAAATCAATATCGTACAACACATTCAGAAATCTTGTCCCATTCAAGAATAACTAAAGTTATTTATTTTATTGCAGTGAAAACAATTATTATAAATTGTCAAAACTTCAAGTTATATAATGATTTATGACAAAATTTCAATTATTTTATTGAATTCTTTAACGAAGAATTCAAACTTGATATACTAGTAAATTTAATGAGTTATGTACTGCTACAAATGATTTATGTGTtttttgttataatatataaatatatatatataaatggatagttaattattgatacacaaaagtaatattattgtattacctaaacttgtgatatttttgctataaatagctatgaatgcaagcattaaacttgcaccatttctcacacttacaaagtgtttctttctttctctccattatcatctttgttcttacacttcattattagcattcttaatcaagaatcaaaccactaaaggtagttataagcctactgaattataacatcaagaatcaaacaactaaaggtagttataagcctactgaattataacacgttatcagcacgataatcttaatactaattatggttggctctgccacctaaatgatatatggtcggttataccacctgaataatatatggtcgacactgtcgtctaattatcatttatgttactaacatttatatttcaattatctaacatttatatggccgacactgtcgcctaattatcatttatgttactaacatttatatttctattatctaacatttatatggccgacactgtcgcctaattatcatttatgtttactaatatttatatttatgttatataacatttattaatgattgcttacatatggtcgacactgtcacctacttatcatttatgttatattaaatttatgtttaatgtttatatacttatgaatataaagtgactataatttatcatgttgtttgttttaatagaaaatgtcgaatatgGAAaaacttaaatttactcctttagaatcaactggaaacaactacatgccatgggttataaaagtaaaaatgcatcttaaatcaatgggcattcttgaagccataaatgaaaacaacacttgttctgaaaaagaacaagcaacgacatgttgctttattcatcaacatattgatgaatgcttacaaaataattatgtgactgtagaagatccccatgttttatgggaaggtctcaaaagcagattcaataatcaaagagaaattttacttccagctgctatggaacaatggagaacattaaggttccaagactttaagaaagtaaatgaatatagctcagctctgtataatacatgttcacaacttaaattctgtggacatgaaataagtgatgcagacaagatggagaaaactttctccacaatgaatgctgcaaacatcacagtgcaaaaaaatttgagaatgctaaagttcaaaacatatcctgaacttaattcatatctcttagttgcagagcaaaatgatgagctattaatgaaaaatcagcaatcccgtcctactggtacacttgcaatccctgaagcaaatactgcaaataattataaacagggacaatgacgcgggcaaggtcgtggttataataaccatcaccatcatcatgccaaaagctataactatggtagaaaccatccttatggtaatggtaatgggcgaggatgTGGTCGtagtcgtggccgtggtggtcaaagaaataataatccacgaaaatataaatatcaaccacaaaacaagcccactaaacaagatgttgaagaaaattcttctaaaaattctgaagaatcttgctacagatgtggtagaataggccactgggctaatacttgccgaacatctaaacatcttgttaagatgtatcaggattcgcttaaagataaagaaaaggaaataaattttgtggataatattgatccaacagtcactgagcaaccatctgatttatatgaagatttcttgaattaaattaatatgtttcttttataaataaaacgatttaacctttgtcatcatgttttctcaaatgtttcagttctatatgttttatcaaatgttccagttctatgtttgatgtttcaattctatatatgtcaaatgtttcagttttatctatttgtgtgtaataaacattttgtgtaacatttatatacttactgtttgtttcttatatatgaagtttaatatgaattctgctggaacacaacataaatcaagtagtggagatctctgtatagcagatagtggtactacacacactatacttaaatctgaaaaatatttcattgatttgaaaccaacgaaatgaactatacatacaatatcaggtgctgctaacttgatagaagggataggaaaggcaaaattcatattaccaaacggtacaacatttttaattaataatgccttattctctcctaagtcaagcagaaatttattgagtttttctgacatataccttaatggatatgattatcagtcagtaacggcagaaaatgagaaatatttaagtatcactaacaagaatcacgtgattgaaaaactgccaagacttaattctggattacattatacacatataaatgtaccagaagcacatatggtgattaaagaaaagtatatt
The window above is part of the Rutidosis leptorrhynchoides isolate AG116_Rl617_1_P2 chromosome 1, CSIRO_AGI_Rlap_v1, whole genome shotgun sequence genome. Proteins encoded here:
- the LOC139886256 gene encoding probable beta-1,3-galactosyltransferase 2 isoform X1, which codes for MKEKLIMKNKGDQQASRSLISKKWTLFLCIGSFCAGLLFTNRMWTVSDSKLITRPTVLGSEGLKLVSEDCDLRKLQIKNVKRDPKQIFGEISKTHQAVQTLDKTISSLEMELAAARSIQESIVNGSPISEEDTRTSTERRKYLMVVGVNTAFSSRKRRDSVRATWMPQGEKRKKLEEEKGIIMRFVIGHSATVGGILDRAIEAEDRKHGDFLRLDHVEGYLELSAKTKTYFATAVTMWDAEFYIKVDDDVHVNIATLGHTLVRHRKKKRVYIGCMKSGPVLAQKGVRYHEPEYWKFGESGNKYFRHATGQLYAISKDLATYIALNQHVLHKYANEDVSLGSWFIGLDVEHIDDRRLCCGTPPDCEWKAQAGNACVASFDWTCSGICRSVDRMKEVHRRCGEGENSVWSSTF
- the LOC139886256 gene encoding probable beta-1,3-galactosyltransferase 2 isoform X2, whose translation is MKEKLIMKNKGDQQASRSLISKKWTLFLCIGSFCAGLLFTNRMWTVSDSKLITRPTVLGSEGLKLVSEDCDLRKIKNVKRDPKQIFGEISKTHQAVQTLDKTISSLEMELAAARSIQESIVNGSPISEEDTRTSTERRKYLMVVGVNTAFSSRKRRDSVRATWMPQGEKRKKLEEEKGIIMRFVIGHSATVGGILDRAIEAEDRKHGDFLRLDHVEGYLELSAKTKTYFATAVTMWDAEFYIKVDDDVHVNIATLGHTLVRHRKKKRVYIGCMKSGPVLAQKGVRYHEPEYWKFGESGNKYFRHATGQLYAISKDLATYIALNQHVLHKYANEDVSLGSWFIGLDVEHIDDRRLCCGTPPDCEWKAQAGNACVASFDWTCSGICRSVDRMKEVHRRCGEGENSVWSSTF
- the LOC139886256 gene encoding probable beta-1,3-galactosyltransferase 2 isoform X3 is translated as MKEKLIMKNKGDQQASRSLISKKWTLFLCIGSFCAGLLFTNRPTVLGSEGLKLVSEDCDLRKLQIKNVKRDPKQIFGEISKTHQAVQTLDKTISSLEMELAAARSIQESIVNGSPISEEDTRTSTERRKYLMVVGVNTAFSSRKRRDSVRATWMPQGEKRKKLEEEKGIIMRFVIGHSATVGGILDRAIEAEDRKHGDFLRLDHVEGYLELSAKTKTYFATAVTMWDAEFYIKVDDDVHVNIATLGHTLVRHRKKKRVYIGCMKSGPVLAQKGVRYHEPEYWKFGESGNKYFRHATGQLYAISKDLATYIALNQHVLHKYANEDVSLGSWFIGLDVEHIDDRRLCCGTPPDCEWKAQAGNACVASFDWTCSGICRSVDRMKEVHRRCGEGENSVWSSTF
- the LOC139886256 gene encoding probable beta-1,3-galactosyltransferase 2 isoform X4, with amino-acid sequence MKEKLIMKNKGDQQASRSLISKKWTLFLCIGSFCAGLLFTNRPTVLGSEGLKLVSEDCDLRKIKNVKRDPKQIFGEISKTHQAVQTLDKTISSLEMELAAARSIQESIVNGSPISEEDTRTSTERRKYLMVVGVNTAFSSRKRRDSVRATWMPQGEKRKKLEEEKGIIMRFVIGHSATVGGILDRAIEAEDRKHGDFLRLDHVEGYLELSAKTKTYFATAVTMWDAEFYIKVDDDVHVNIATLGHTLVRHRKKKRVYIGCMKSGPVLAQKGVRYHEPEYWKFGESGNKYFRHATGQLYAISKDLATYIALNQHVLHKYANEDVSLGSWFIGLDVEHIDDRRLCCGTPPDCEWKAQAGNACVASFDWTCSGICRSVDRMKEVHRRCGEGENSVWSSTF